A genomic region of Methanofollis fontis contains the following coding sequences:
- a CDS encoding PAS domain-containing hybrid sensor histidine kinase/response regulator, translating to MLSAVALSGDAVLISDPDLAVTYVNETFTLLFGLPLEAVIGRDVTEVMESELIPRLDDANEVTVPIEAAYRKNRDISGMDLSIRGKEQRWITYSSHCVRKGGLEGFRIDIFRDTSRVKAAEIMIQQKEREYNALLSATPLALCRTAPDLTIISVNDAFCRAVRKEPCNPGKNLRDFLPGSIAVEIDSVLNSLSPSSPHTVIGQGTREWRVSALFTAEPVISELMWTAPVPAEKTGGVSEPDVGCLSIVHQILGEEEDEIPDPLVRVAGVIVTSVPWIAGITIRAGAAGEVTAGVSTDAVLRRPLVHVPGGFEGEILIYQAEESAEPAITALFIESAAGAVSAYLRRGPVIGAAAPSAGVWESVIGTAEIPCAVIDRDLHVVAANDRFYHLVYPPPMDHRPGADWTSFIADGDRVHVRSFHEGEGAKESGAYECGIITADTTVHQMVVTAIRIGSDGECIIWLSNAMTGIAADPGPDMDESVYRVIAENAGDVIFTLDEGLIFTYLNPSFERLCGRPVAGMIGRSPAECLTPPSFARLSDTILELSAHSSEPDLAPDTSPTVEIEVVQADGGPIWMEVQITPLTADGSAPYGFLGVMRDIRERKSTEERENEYIRELSFLSSASMGFVELPPEEEIFRFIGEHIGSLIEDTLILITDYDEFGGGILSLRSFSGIDEDRQPKLYSLSRSIVGIRIPISDEIRDKMLKGVLFTFEEREVVSLLNGHIRSIAEAYSGGVLKRCSAIGIARGNTLYGCVLLIQRNDILMNSVSTIETFIHLSSVALQRHQLGMDLEHTRSHLHHILSSSPAMIFSLEPPRQPGEGMKTITFVTENILALIGYEQQEVLYDSSFWSTYIHPVDRKRIFGDEYDALTDAGSLTLEFRIRHKDGKYRWLHTELKLIRDDEGTPTEVIGSSIDISERKRIEEALRVMDSAITSAINPITITDLEGDLVFANDSALHLWGYENAKNVIGKPLERFWLPKKKVTRLLEQIDKDGGWMGELVGRKKGGKRFNASVSASMVTDDEEDPLCIMLSFTDITERIEIEKELASYRTHLEEMVLERTEKLTRANDLLSAEVAERKKAEEAIRTSEARYRAVVEDQTEWICRFGGDLCLTFANTACQRSFGLNDENPAVSATEIMPDGLQSVLSSLEGAGDGGPQSAMFEGRRNNPVTGERWHQWTIRALYRPDGSICEYQAVGQDITERKRAEEEYLRTEKMLSLSELAGGIAHDFNNILTTIVGNLNLAKMRISPEDFVYHRLTEAEAATMRAGEITKQLFSFSDRSEPEKETVDLNEVLREAVSYSLRGSRNVCRMDLPKGTLPIQADATQIHQVLQALIQNADQAMRDGGEILVGAETVVIKEGDTVPLPPGSYVRVYVEDEGGGIPPEYINRIFDPYYTTKEHGTGLGLSMALPIIKNHGGLIDFVTEVGAGTIFFIYLPSSTENIDVKTEPEGEMEGGMGSILLMDDEIGILETTREILHCLGYSVVTATDGEEAIRLFRAALERGAPFDGVILDLTVPGKMGGSETMECLREMDGSVKVVVSSGYLNDPIMRNPRKYGFSGSITKPYMAGALSKVLRDLLST from the coding sequence TTGTTGTCTGCGGTGGCCCTCTCCGGTGATGCCGTTCTGATTAGCGATCCGGACCTGGCGGTCACGTATGTGAATGAAACGTTCACCCTGCTCTTCGGTCTGCCTCTTGAGGCGGTTATCGGGAGAGATGTCACCGAGGTCATGGAGTCCGAACTCATCCCCAGACTGGATGATGCCAATGAGGTCACTGTCCCTATCGAGGCGGCATACAGGAAAAATCGGGACATTTCAGGTATGGACCTCTCAATCAGAGGGAAGGAACAGCGTTGGATTACGTATTCCAGCCACTGCGTGAGAAAGGGAGGGCTTGAAGGCTTCAGAATCGATATCTTCAGGGACACCTCGCGGGTAAAAGCCGCAGAAATAATGATCCAGCAGAAAGAGAGAGAGTATAATGCCCTCCTCTCCGCCACCCCTCTGGCACTCTGCAGGACCGCTCCGGACCTCACCATCATCTCGGTGAACGACGCATTTTGCCGGGCGGTTCGTAAAGAGCCCTGCAATCCTGGAAAAAACCTCAGAGATTTTCTCCCAGGCAGTATTGCGGTCGAGATTGATTCTGTCCTGAACTCCCTATCACCATCATCACCGCATACTGTCATCGGGCAGGGGACGAGAGAGTGGCGGGTGTCAGCTCTCTTCACTGCTGAACCCGTGATCTCGGAACTGATGTGGACCGCGCCTGTGCCGGCAGAAAAGACGGGAGGAGTGTCGGAACCCGACGTGGGGTGCCTCTCGATCGTCCATCAGATCCTCGGTGAGGAGGAGGACGAGATCCCGGATCCCCTGGTCCGTGTTGCCGGGGTGATCGTCACATCGGTCCCCTGGATCGCCGGCATCACCATCCGCGCAGGTGCGGCAGGAGAGGTCACCGCAGGCGTTTCTACTGATGCCGTTCTGCGCCGACCGCTCGTCCATGTTCCCGGCGGCTTTGAAGGGGAGATCCTCATCTATCAGGCCGAAGAATCCGCTGAACCGGCGATCACGGCGCTCTTCATCGAGTCGGCCGCCGGAGCGGTGTCCGCATATCTCCGGAGGGGACCGGTGATCGGTGCTGCTGCCCCTTCAGCAGGTGTATGGGAGTCGGTCATCGGCACCGCAGAGATCCCCTGCGCCGTAATCGATCGGGATTTACATGTGGTTGCGGCAAATGACCGATTTTATCATCTGGTATATCCTCCTCCCATGGACCATCGTCCGGGTGCCGACTGGACCTCCTTTATTGCCGATGGAGACCGTGTCCATGTCCGTTCCTTCCACGAGGGAGAGGGGGCGAAGGAGTCCGGTGCCTATGAGTGCGGGATCATCACCGCCGATACGACCGTGCATCAGATGGTTGTCACCGCCATACGGATAGGATCTGACGGAGAGTGCATCATCTGGCTTTCCAATGCGATGACCGGGATCGCCGCGGATCCAGGACCGGATATGGACGAAAGTGTATACCGGGTGATTGCGGAAAACGCCGGGGATGTGATCTTCACCCTTGACGAAGGGCTCATATTCACGTACCTGAATCCCTCGTTCGAACGCCTCTGCGGCCGTCCAGTTGCCGGAATGATCGGACGATCTCCTGCCGAATGCCTCACGCCACCTTCTTTTGCACGTCTATCAGACACAATCCTCGAACTATCTGCTCATAGCAGCGAACCGGATCTGGCCCCTGATACGTCCCCCACCGTTGAGATCGAGGTGGTTCAGGCAGATGGAGGACCAATCTGGATGGAAGTGCAGATCACTCCGCTGACCGCTGACGGCAGCGCCCCGTATGGATTTCTTGGAGTGATGCGGGATATCAGAGAGAGGAAATCTACAGAAGAGCGTGAGAACGAGTACATCAGAGAACTCTCCTTCCTGTCAAGCGCCTCAATGGGGTTTGTGGAACTCCCACCAGAGGAGGAGATCTTCAGATTCATCGGCGAACATATCGGCAGTCTGATTGAGGACACACTCATCCTGATCACCGACTATGACGAGTTCGGCGGCGGTATCCTCTCCCTCCGTTCCTTTTCCGGCATTGATGAAGACAGACAGCCAAAACTCTATTCCCTCAGCAGGAGCATCGTTGGAATTCGTATTCCCATATCTGATGAGATACGAGATAAGATGTTGAAAGGTGTCCTTTTCACCTTTGAAGAGAGAGAAGTCGTCTCGCTCCTGAACGGACATATACGCTCCATCGCCGAGGCATATTCGGGTGGCGTCCTGAAGCGTTGCTCCGCCATCGGTATTGCCCGGGGAAATACGCTCTACGGGTGTGTGCTTCTCATTCAGCGCAACGATATTCTAATGAATTCAGTATCCACGATCGAGACGTTCATTCATCTATCATCGGTGGCGCTCCAGCGGCACCAGCTTGGAATGGATCTCGAACACACGAGGTCCCACCTCCATCATATCCTCTCCTCCAGTCCGGCGATGATATTCTCGCTCGAACCACCCAGACAACCCGGAGAGGGCATGAAAACGATCACCTTCGTCACTGAAAATATCCTTGCACTGATCGGATATGAGCAGCAGGAGGTTCTGTATGACTCCTCATTCTGGTCGACCTATATCCACCCGGTGGACAGAAAGAGGATATTTGGTGATGAGTATGACGCCCTCACAGACGCCGGTTCACTGACACTTGAGTTCAGGATCCGCCATAAGGACGGCAAATATCGCTGGCTCCACACCGAGTTGAAACTGATCAGGGACGATGAGGGCACTCCGACGGAGGTGATCGGATCCTCGATCGACATCTCGGAGAGAAAACGGATCGAGGAGGCGCTCAGGGTGATGGACAGCGCCATCACCTCGGCGATCAACCCGATCACGATCACCGACCTCGAGGGGGACCTGGTGTTTGCCAACGACTCGGCCCTCCACCTCTGGGGGTATGAGAACGCCAAAAACGTGATCGGAAAACCCCTGGAACGTTTCTGGCTTCCGAAAAAGAAAGTCACCAGACTGCTTGAGCAGATCGACAAGGACGGCGGCTGGATGGGCGAACTTGTCGGCAGAAAGAAGGGCGGAAAACGCTTCAATGCATCGGTATCGGCCAGCATGGTCACCGACGACGAGGAGGATCCGCTCTGCATCATGCTCTCGTTTACAGATATCACCGAAAGAATCGAGATCGAGAAGGAACTGGCCTCGTACCGGACCCATCTTGAGGAAATGGTCCTTGAACGGACAGAGAAACTGACACGGGCAAACGATCTCCTCAGTGCTGAAGTGGCCGAACGAAAAAAGGCTGAAGAGGCGATCAGGACCAGTGAGGCGCGGTACCGGGCCGTGGTCGAGGATCAGACCGAATGGATCTGCAGGTTCGGCGGGGATCTCTGCCTCACATTTGCCAACACAGCATGCCAACGGTCTTTTGGCCTCAACGATGAGAATCCTGCGGTTTCGGCAACAGAGATCATGCCTGATGGCCTGCAATCCGTGCTCTCCTCTCTGGAGGGGGCAGGAGATGGAGGACCGCAGAGCGCCATGTTCGAAGGACGCCGCAACAATCCTGTCACTGGCGAGCGGTGGCATCAATGGACGATCCGGGCACTCTACCGGCCTGATGGTTCAATATGTGAATATCAGGCGGTCGGACAGGACATCACCGAGAGGAAGCGCGCAGAGGAGGAGTATCTCAGGACTGAGAAGATGCTCTCCCTCTCCGAACTGGCCGGCGGCATCGCCCATGACTTCAACAATATCCTGACCACCATCGTCGGAAACCTGAACCTCGCAAAAATGCGGATTTCACCGGAAGATTTTGTCTACCACCGGTTGACAGAGGCCGAAGCCGCAACAATGCGCGCCGGTGAGATTACAAAACAGCTCTTCAGTTTCTCGGACCGTTCAGAACCTGAAAAAGAGACAGTCGACCTGAATGAGGTTCTTCGAGAGGCCGTATCCTATTCGCTCCGCGGATCGCGGAATGTCTGCCGCATGGATCTCCCGAAAGGCACCCTGCCCATTCAGGCCGATGCAACCCAGATCCACCAGGTCCTCCAGGCGCTGATCCAGAATGCCGATCAGGCAATGCGGGATGGCGGCGAGATCCTGGTCGGGGCGGAAACAGTTGTCATCAAAGAGGGTGATACGGTGCCGCTGCCACCCGGCAGCTATGTGCGTGTGTATGTGGAGGACGAGGGTGGGGGGATCCCCCCTGAATATATCAACCGTATCTTCGATCCCTATTATACCACCAAGGAACACGGCACCGGTCTGGGGCTCTCGATGGCACTCCCGATCATCAAAAATCACGGAGGTCTGATCGATTTTGTCACAGAGGTGGGAGCTGGTACAATCTTCTTCATTTATCTGCCATCGTCCACAGAGAATATTGATGTGAAGACCGAACCGGAGGGTGAGATGGAGGGAGGGATGGGATCGATCCTGCTCATGGACGATGAGATCGGCATCCTTGAAACTACCCGCGAAATTCTCCACTGTCTGGGATACTCGGTTGTAACGGCAACAGACGGCGAAGAGGCGATCCGTCTCTTCAGAGCGGCACTGGAGAGGGGAGCACCATTTGACGGCGTGATCCTTGATCTGACCGTCCCTGGAAAGATGGGGGGGAGCGAAACGATGGAGTGCCTCCGGGAGATGGACGGCAGCGTGAAGGTTGTTGTGTCAAGCGGTTACCTGAACGATCCCATCATGCGGAACCCGAGGAAGTACGGCTTCTCCGGGAGTATCACAAAACCCTATATGGCAGGAGCGTTGAGCAAGGTGCTGAGGGATCTGCTCTCCACCTGA
- a CDS encoding DJ-1/PfpI family protein: MKILCAIAPARFRDEELLVPQQTFSDADVETVVASTHTGTCEGMIGATAEATVSFADVSPADYNAIVVVGGIGAQDVLWNDAELKRLVQEFNGAGKVVAAICLSPVVLARAGILPGREATVFRSPASIREIEKGGARLSERPVVTDGNVVTADGPSAAEEFARAILSLLL; encoded by the coding sequence ATGAAGATCTTATGCGCAATTGCTCCTGCACGATTCAGGGATGAAGAACTGCTTGTCCCGCAGCAGACGTTCTCAGATGCCGATGTTGAGACGGTCGTCGCCTCGACGCACACCGGCACCTGCGAGGGAATGATCGGTGCCACCGCCGAGGCGACCGTATCATTTGCCGATGTCTCTCCGGCAGACTATAATGCCATTGTTGTGGTGGGCGGCATTGGAGCGCAGGACGTCCTCTGGAATGACGCAGAACTAAAACGTCTGGTGCAGGAGTTCAATGGTGCAGGGAAGGTCGTCGCGGCGATCTGTCTCTCCCCGGTGGTGCTCGCACGGGCGGGAATCCTTCCGGGCAGAGAGGCAACGGTCTTCAGGAGTCCGGCATCCATCCGTGAGATAGAGAAGGGAGGGGCGCGTCTGAGCGAGCGTCCTGTGGTCACCGACGGGAACGTGGTGACCGCAGACGGACCCTCAGCGGCAGAAGAGTTTGCCCGTGCGATTCTCTCCCTTCTCCTGTAA
- a CDS encoding PaaI family thioesterase → MTTLILPVADMIRMGYLEDLGERGGAANPFFVLMGIEPVSFGDGRAELSMPVRPDMLNGAGWLQGGLYTALADEAMALALLTVLGEGERIATISQTTQYLSGVREGCLKGTARVVRKGRTIAFTDGEIRGSDGALCARTTASFAVMARQG, encoded by the coding sequence TTGACAACGCTTATCCTGCCCGTCGCCGATATGATCCGCATGGGCTATCTGGAGGATCTTGGAGAGAGAGGAGGTGCAGCAAACCCATTTTTTGTGCTTATGGGGATAGAACCGGTCTCTTTTGGTGACGGCAGGGCCGAACTCTCGATGCCGGTCAGGCCGGATATGCTGAACGGTGCCGGATGGCTGCAGGGGGGACTCTACACCGCACTTGCCGACGAGGCGATGGCCCTGGCGCTCCTAACCGTCCTCGGCGAAGGGGAACGGATTGCAACCATATCGCAAACAACGCAGTATCTCTCGGGAGTCAGGGAGGGGTGCCTGAAGGGCACTGCCCGTGTTGTCAGAAAGGGAAGAACGATCGCCTTTACTGATGGAGAGATCCGCGGCAGCGACGGTGCCCTCTGTGCGCGTACGACCGCTTCCTTTGCTGTTATGGCCAGACAGGGGTGA